Genomic segment of Ranitomeya imitator isolate aRanImi1 chromosome 6, aRanImi1.pri, whole genome shotgun sequence:
tgtccatccagttcagcctatattccattataataaatacccagatctacgtccttctacagaacctaataattgtatgatacaatattgttctgctccaggaagacatccaggcctctcttgaacccctcgactgagttcgccatcaccacctcctcaggcaagcaattccagattctcactgcccaaacagtaaagaatcctcttctatgttggtggaaaaaccttctctcctccagacgcaaagaatgcccccttgtgcccgtcaccttccttggtataaacagatcctcagcgagatatttgtattgtccccttatatacttatacatggttattagatcgcccctcagtcgtcttttttctagactaaataatcctaatttcgctaatctatctgggtattgtagttctcccatcccctttattaattttgttgccctcctttgtactctctctagttccattatatccttcctgagcaccggtgcccaaaactggacacagtactccatgtgcggtctaactagggatttgtacagaggcagtataatgctctcatcatgtgtatccagacctcttttaatgcaccccatgatcctgtttgccttggcagctgctgcctggcactggctgctccaggtaagtttatcattaactaggatccccaaatccttctccctgtcagatttacccagtggtttcccgttcagtgtgtaatcgtggtattgattccttcttcccatgtgtataaccttacatttatcattgataaacctcatctgccacctttcagcccaagtttccaacttatccagatccatctgtagcagaatactatcttctcttgtattaactgctttacatagttatgtatcatctgcaaatatcaatattttactgtgtaaaccttttaccagatcattaatgaatatgttgaagagaacaggtcccaatactgacccctgcggtccccactggtcacagcgacccagttagagactataccatttataaccaccctctgctttctatcactaagccagttactaacccatttacacacattttcccccagaccaagcattctcattttgtgtaccaacctcttgtgcggcacggtatcaaacgctttggaaaaatcgagatataccacgtccaatgactcaccgtggtccagcctatagcttacctcttcataaaaactgattagattggtgacaggagcgatttctcataaacccatgctgatatggagttaaacagttattctcattgagataatccagaataacatccctcagaaacccttcaaatattttaccaacaatagaggttagacttactggcctataatttccaggatcacttttagagccctttttgaatattggcaccacatttgctatgcgccagtcctgcggaacagaccctgtcgctatagagtccctaaaaataagaaataatggtttatctattacattacttagttctcttagtactcgtgggtgtatgccatccggacccggagatttatctattttaatcttatttagccggtttcgcacctcatcttgggttagattggtgacccttaatatagggttttcattgtttcttgggatttcacctagcatttcattttccaccacgaataccgtggagaagaaggtgtttaatatgttagctttttcctcgtcatctacaaccattctttcctcactattttttaaggggcctacattaagGGGCCTTGTGTGAACAAACGCGAAGAGTCGTATTCAAAATGTCAAATTAGTCTGGATCTGGTAGCTGGAAGGATCTGGGGGAGTCTGGAGTGTTTGTGTGGATCTGGTAGCAGGGTGTGAACTGGGAGGATCTGGTATCTGAATGGGGATCTGGTATCTGAATGAGGATATGGTATCTGGGCAAGGATGTGGTTTCGGAGTCTAGCTATGGTGGAGGATCTGGTGTATTGGTAAGAATCTGGTAGCTGGGTGTATCTCTTGAACATGGGCGTAAATTTGATATACGGGTGAGAGTCTGGTATATGGGTGTGGATCTGCTGACTGGATGAAAATGTACTTGCTGGGTTGGGCTGTCTTGGGGATCCAATGACTATATCTAAATCTGGCTGGTTGTTGATATGGTGAGGATCCTTTAGCTGGGATGAGATCTTGAAGATGAAATAGATGTGGGGATCTAGTAGTAGGATGTTGATCTGATAGCTGGGAGTGGACATGGTGTAACTCTGGTAGCTGGGTATCTATGTGGTCGAGGAGGCTTTactttggtgaggatgtggtggggATCAGTTAGTCTATTGTGGATCTGGTAGAGATCTAGTAGACAGGTTGGGCATCTGTTCGCTGAGGCATGATTCTGTATGTGGAAGAACCATCAATCTCAGGAATCAGGTCAGTATCCACTTCCATTCAAGAGACAGCCATTCTCCATCAAGATGCATGAGGCATGAGTGCTTGAAGTCCTCTCCTCTTGGAAACACCAGTCTAATGTAACAGTCAGAGAAGACTCAGGTAGTAAATGAGATTCAGATGACACAAGGAACTGGGGTTCTGAAGTTGACTTGTGCCCATTAATGATCTTGTAACATTCTTGAGATCTTCTATCTTCTTCTAATACGAATTTGGGCTCTTCTAAGCATCTCAATTCTCCCTTGAAATCCGCAATCTCTTGTATACTGCTCAGATTCAATGAGCTGCTCCATAAATTCATCTTCAGACCTTATGGAAGTGCACTGCCTAACGTGCTCAGTTGCCCTCCTGATAAGTTGAGCGCCATTTTCTCCAAGCTGCTCCGTTTCAGCCTTGAGCCTCTCGAGAACCATTTGGTATGTCAACACTTCTTGGTCGTCTCTTTGATACTTCATCTTTAGGCTTCTGTAAGTGGCTCTTTGGTTGATAACCAGGTTTTGCCATAGAAACTTCTCAGAGAAGTGCTCACTAGATCCGTGTTCACAAACCTTGCAAGTGGCACTGAAATAAAACACTTCGCACAAACGGACGATGGCATTGTAGGCCACAAAGCAATCATGGTGACAGGTGGAGCTGCATTCCCGGCAGTTGGTGCAGTTTTTCATGGTCTCAATCTTCTTTTTGATTGGTTTGGTCACTTCATATTCAAAACATTCATTCTTTTCTATTTCGACTCTGTGTCGAGTAAGGATTTTCTCGGTTTGCTCCAGCTCGTACTGCTTGGACATCACCTCCTTGATTCTATGGACCAGTGCCTCCACCGTGATTTCAGTGGCATTGTTCTGCATGAGGATGTTCTTTGGTAAAATTATATTGTTTCGCGAGGTTccagacaaaaatgtaaaaaagttcTTGACGTTTTCCATccccgaactccactgctgctcaTTAGCCGTATTGTCATCCAGGGAATTATTTGCATATAACACTTTATCATTGAACATGAACTGGATGGGACAACCATTTCTATCTTTTGCACATGGAACCCTGGCACAGATCTGTGCGTTTTGGTCATCATCGGCAGAAGTCATGAAGATCACTATATTTTTTTGTACGCTTGAGCCAAAC
This window contains:
- the LOC138641644 gene encoding uncharacterized protein, which translates into the protein MAAHGSPEGNGFCGPHIEDLRKVMWIKSSPNLSNENKEVGLLNIYKMLLNYDPKLKKWDFGNGGPGRDNKVIMMIGETGAGKTVLINALVNYIFGIQWKYDCRIQLVGEHPLGQARDSCQRSKLMVYQINHQSEFCIPFSVTIIDTPGLPETRGVSPDRRAIQQIRELFYNSELDHIDAICFVAQSSMTDLSLTQTYTFDSLLAMFGSSVQKNIVIFMTSADDDQNAQICARVPCAKDRNGCPIQFMFNDKVLYANNSLDDNTANEQQWSSGMENVKNFFTFLSGTSRNNIILPKNILMQNNATEITVEALVHRIKEVMSKQYELEQTEKILTRHRVEIEKNECFEYEVTKPIKKKIETMKNCTNCRECSSTCHHDCFVAYNAIVRLCEVFYFSATCKVCEHGSSEHFSEKFLWQNLVINQRATYRSLKMKYQRDDQEVLTYQMVLERLKAETEQLGENGAQLIRRATEHVRQCTSIRSEDEFMEQLIESEQYTRDCGFQGRIEMLRRAQIRIRRR